A DNA window from Clavibacter sepedonicus contains the following coding sequences:
- a CDS encoding MFS transporter, translating into MTTTTSPRTRGQRLDALPWTRAHSRILGGSGVGWALDAMDVGLISFVIAQLAVVWEADAGQLGLVASAGFLGMAIGASVGGLVADRIGRRQVFALTLLVYGVATGVSALAMSVGALIALRFVVGLGLGAELPVASTLVSEFSPARIRGRVIVILESSWAVGWTAAALIGYLVITASDDGWRWALALGAVPAVWAIVVRLRLPESVRFLEAKGRHREAERVVRDLEVAAGADPATDAAAASTAEARAADAATGTDAAPADATPRERLFGVRLRRRTLSLWIVWFCVNFAYYGAFIWLPTLLVAQGFSLVRSFEYTLLITLAQLPGYAVSAWIVEKWGRRVTLAVFLAGSAVSAGLFGTADSVTAILVFGALMSFSNLGAWGALYAVTPELYPTRVRATGAGSAAGFGRLASIAAPLCVPPLLALGGVALPFGVFAGVFALAAAAALTLPDLRGATLED; encoded by the coding sequence ATGACCACCACCACCTCGCCGCGCACCCGCGGCCAGCGCCTCGACGCCCTCCCCTGGACCCGCGCGCACTCGCGCATCCTCGGCGGGAGCGGCGTCGGCTGGGCGCTCGACGCGATGGACGTCGGCCTCATCTCGTTCGTCATCGCCCAGCTCGCGGTGGTGTGGGAGGCGGACGCCGGGCAGCTCGGCCTCGTCGCGTCCGCGGGCTTCCTCGGCATGGCGATCGGCGCGAGCGTCGGGGGCCTCGTCGCGGACCGCATCGGCCGCCGCCAGGTGTTCGCGCTCACGCTGCTCGTCTACGGGGTGGCGACGGGCGTCTCGGCGCTCGCCATGTCGGTGGGCGCGCTCATCGCGCTCCGCTTCGTCGTGGGGCTCGGTCTCGGCGCGGAGCTGCCCGTCGCCTCGACGCTCGTGAGCGAGTTCTCGCCCGCCCGGATCCGGGGACGCGTCATCGTGATCCTCGAGTCGTCCTGGGCTGTCGGCTGGACGGCCGCGGCGCTCATCGGCTACCTCGTGATCACCGCGAGCGACGACGGCTGGCGGTGGGCGCTCGCGCTCGGCGCCGTGCCCGCGGTGTGGGCGATCGTCGTGCGGCTGCGCCTACCGGAGTCGGTGCGGTTCCTCGAGGCCAAGGGGCGGCACCGGGAGGCCGAGCGGGTCGTGCGCGACCTCGAGGTCGCGGCGGGGGCGGATCCCGCGACGGATGCCGCCGCGGCGTCGACGGCCGAGGCCCGGGCGGCGGACGCGGCCACCGGCACGGATGCCGCGCCGGCAGACGCCACGCCCCGCGAGCGCCTGTTCGGCGTGCGCCTGCGCCGCCGCACGCTCTCCCTCTGGATCGTGTGGTTCTGCGTCAACTTCGCCTACTACGGCGCCTTCATCTGGCTGCCGACGCTGCTCGTCGCGCAGGGCTTCTCGCTCGTGCGGTCGTTCGAGTACACGCTGCTCATCACGCTCGCGCAGCTGCCGGGCTACGCGGTCTCCGCCTGGATCGTCGAGAAGTGGGGGCGCCGTGTGACTCTCGCGGTCTTCCTCGCGGGATCCGCGGTCTCGGCCGGCCTCTTCGGCACCGCGGACTCCGTGACCGCGATCCTCGTGTTCGGCGCCCTCATGTCGTTCTCGAACCTCGGCGCGTGGGGCGCGCTCTACGCCGTGACGCCCGAGCTGTACCCGACCCGCGTGCGCGCGACGGGCGCCGGCAGCGCGGCGGGCTTCGGCCGGCTCGCCTCCATCGCCGCACCGCTGTGCGTGCCGCCGCTGCTGGCGCTCGGCGGCGTCGCGCTGCCGTTCGGCGTCTTCGCGGGCGTCTTCGCGCTGGCCGCGGCCGCCGCGCTCACGCTGCCGGATCTCCGCGGCGCGACGCTCGAGGACTGA